The stretch of DNA GCTCCAGCAGGGCGGCGTTGTCGTCGACGGACTCGAGGGCGCGCACGAGCGGCCGCGCGTGCGTGACGACCACGACCTGGGTACGGGCGGCGGCGATCGAGATCAGCGCCGCGAGGGCGGGGAGCAGGTCGGGGTGCAGGCTCGTCTCCGGCTCGTTGAGCACCAGCAGCTCCGGCGGGCGCGGCGTCAGCAGCGCCGCCACCCACAGCAGGTAGCGCAGCGTGCCGTCGGACAGCTCCGCGGCCGACAGCGGCCGCAGCAGCCCGTGCTGGCGGAACCTCAGCTCGAACCGGCCGTCCTCGCCCGCCGCCACCTCCAGGCGGGAGCCGGGGAACGCGTTGTCGACGGCCGCCCGCAGGCCCTCGGCGTCGCCGATCTCCTTGATCGTCTGCAGGGCGGCCGCGAGGTCGGCGCCGTCGTGGTCGAGCACCGGGGTGCGCGTACCCACCCGGGACCGGCGCGCGGGAGCGTCGGCGTCGGTGCGGAAGTGGTCGTAGAACCGCCACGAGCGGATGCGCTCCCGCACGAGCAGCACCTCGGGCGAGATCCGCGGGTCGGCGAACGCGGTGAGCATGCTGTCGGTGAGCCCGATGCGGTGCGGGTCCCGGCCCCACGCCCCGCTCTGCTCGCGGGTCCGCACGACCGGCCCCGCCCGGTCGGCGAGCAGCGCGGCGGGCTTCAGCACCGGGCCGCGCCACACGCACTCCCGCTTGAACTCGGGATCGCGGTTGAAGGCGGTCTCCGTGGGGATCGGCATGCCCAGGTCGAGGGCGTAGCCGAACTCGTCGCCCGCGAAGCCGAGCCGGAGCCCGACGGGCTTGGTGCGTCGCGTTCCCTGGACCGGCGCCCTGCCCGCGCGCACCGCGCGCCCCACCGACTCCGGGCCGGCCCACAACGCGGACGGCAGCCCGCCCTCCCGCGCGAGCGCGGCGACCGCCCCGTCGCGCGCGGCGTCGGCCAGCAGCCGCAGCGCCCGGTACAGGCTCGACTTCCCGCTCCCGTTCGCCCCGGTGACGACGGTGAGCCGGGACAGCGGCAGCACGAGATCACGCAGCGAGCGGTAGTTCTCGACGGCCAGCGTGGTGAGCACCTCGCAGACGCTATGCGTCGGCACTGACACGAGCGTCCGCGGTGCTGCCAGACTCCACGGGTGGCCGTCACCGACGAGGCGATCCTCAAGATCAAGGCGATGATCCGGTCCGGCGAGCTGCGTCCAGGCGACAGGCTCCCGCCGGAGAAGGAGCTGTCCGAGGCGCTCGGGCTCTCCCGCAGCTCCCTGCGCGAGGCCGTGAAGGCCCTCGAGGTGATCCGCGTGCTCGACGTCCGACGAGGTGACGGCACCTACGTCACCAGCCTGACGCCCGACATCCTGCTCGACGCGATGTCGTTCGTCGTCGACATCCACCAGGACTCGTCGGTCCTGGAGCTGTTCGAGGTGCGCCGCATCCTGGAGCCGGCCGCGGCCACCCTCGCCGCCCCGCGCGCAACGGCCGCCGACATCGAGCACCTGCACGACCTGCTCGCCCAGGCGCACAGCACCACGTCGGTGGACGACCTCGTGGCCCACGACCAGGTGTTCCACCGGTACATCGCCGAGCTGGCCGGCAACGCCTACCTGACGAGCCTGCTCGAGACGCTGTCGAGCAGCACCCTGCGCGCCCGGATCTGGCGGGGGTTGTCCGAGGAGGGCGCGGTGGAGCGCACGCTGACCGAGCACCGGGCGATCATCGAGGCACTGGCACGAGGCGACGCGACGCTCGCGGCCGCGCACGCCACCGTGCACATCAACGGCGTGGCGGAGTGGCTCCGGCAGGCGATGGGCTGACCCCAGACGTCAGCAAAGCCACTTTCACGACGCGTGGCGCCATGAAAGTGGCTTTGCTGACGTTTCGGGGGCTTACTGGTACAGCAGCGGCTGGATCTCCGCGCTGTCGATGTTGCTCTTGTCGTACCAGAAGAAGCCCGTGTCGATCACCTTCGGCAGCTGCTCGCCGCGGTGGGCCTTGGCCGCCGCGTCGACGAGCGCCTTGCCCATGCCGATCGGGTCCTGGGTGACCGCGCCGAGCATCTGCCCGTTCCTGATCGCCTCGATCTGGCCGGTGCCGGAGTCGAAGCCGATGACGGTGAGCCCGGTCTTGCCGCTCTCCGCGACGCCGCGGAGCACGCCGATCGCCGAGCCCTCGTTGGCGGCGTAGATCCCGCGCAGGTCCGGGTTGGCGGCGATGATCGCCTTGGTGATGTCGGCGGACTTGGCCTGGTCGCCGCCGCCGTACTGCGGGTCGAGGACCTGGACGCCCGGTGCGTTGGTGCGCATCCACTCGAGGAAGCCGTCGCGGCGGTCCTGCCCGGTGCGGCTGGTCTGGTCGTGCACGACCAGACCGACCTTGCCGCTGCCGCCGAGCGCCTCGGCCATGTGCTTCGCGGCCTCGGCGGCTGCGGCCTTGTTGTCGGTGGCCGCGGTGGTGAGCGGGATGTCGCTGTCGACCCCGGAGTCGAACGCGATCACGGGGATGTTGCTGCTCCGCGCCTGCTGGAGCAGCGGGGCCGCGGCACGCGAGTCGAGGGCGGCGAAGCCGAGCACGTCGGGCTGGCGGCCCAGCGCGTTGGTCAGCATCGTCACCTGGGCCTCGACCTCGGACTCGCTGGCCGGCCCCTCGAAGCTGATCCGCACGCCCTGCACGGCCGCTTCCTGCTCGGCGCCCTGCTTGACGGCCTGCCAGAACTGGTGCTGGAAACCCTTGGAGACGATTGCGATGTACGGCTGCTCGCCGCCCCCGCCCGCGTCGGACGAGCCGCCGCACGCCGCGGCCGTCAAGGCGAAGGCGGCCGCCGCGAAAGCCGCTCCGATCCGGTGGATCCGCATGTCGATCGAGCTCCCTTGGTCGAGCGTGGTGGAGAAAATCTAGCGGTCAGGCGGTGGTGCTCTTGCGTGCCCGGTCTGCGTACACGGCGAGCAGGATCACACAGCCGAGGATGACGTTCTGCCATTCCTGCGGGATCGACATGATCTGCAACCCGTTGTTCAGCACGGAGATGATCAGGGCACCGATGACCGTACCGACGATCGAGCCCTTGCCCCCCGAGAGGGAGGTGCCTCCGATCACGACGGCCGCGATCGCCTGGAGCTCGTAGCCCAT from Pseudonocardia cypriaca encodes:
- a CDS encoding AAA family ATPase; amino-acid sequence: MLTTLAVENYRSLRDLVLPLSRLTVVTGANGSGKSSLYRALRLLADAARDGAVAALAREGGLPSALWAGPESVGRAVRAGRAPVQGTRRTKPVGLRLGFAGDEFGYALDLGMPIPTETAFNRDPEFKRECVWRGPVLKPAALLADRAGPVVRTREQSGAWGRDPHRIGLTDSMLTAFADPRISPEVLLVRERIRSWRFYDHFRTDADAPARRSRVGTRTPVLDHDGADLAAALQTIKEIGDAEGLRAAVDNAFPGSRLEVAAGEDGRFELRFRQHGLLRPLSAAELSDGTLRYLLWVAALLTPRPPELLVLNEPETSLHPDLLPALAALISIAAARTQVVVVTHARPLVRALESVDDNAALLELEKEVGATVLAGQDLLDRPAWHWPKR
- a CDS encoding FadR/GntR family transcriptional regulator, with the translated sequence MAVTDEAILKIKAMIRSGELRPGDRLPPEKELSEALGLSRSSLREAVKALEVIRVLDVRRGDGTYVTSLTPDILLDAMSFVVDIHQDSSVLELFEVRRILEPAAATLAAPRATAADIEHLHDLLAQAHSTTSVDDLVAHDQVFHRYIAELAGNAYLTSLLETLSSSTLRARIWRGLSEEGAVERTLTEHRAIIEALARGDATLAAAHATVHINGVAEWLRQAMG
- a CDS encoding ABC transporter substrate-binding protein; this encodes MRIHRIGAAFAAAAFALTAAACGGSSDAGGGGEQPYIAIVSKGFQHQFWQAVKQGAEQEAAVQGVRISFEGPASESEVEAQVTMLTNALGRQPDVLGFAALDSRAAAPLLQQARSSNIPVIAFDSGVDSDIPLTTAATDNKAAAAEAAKHMAEALGGSGKVGLVVHDQTSRTGQDRRDGFLEWMRTNAPGVQVLDPQYGGGDQAKSADITKAIIAANPDLRGIYAANEGSAIGVLRGVAESGKTGLTVIGFDSGTGQIEAIRNGQMLGAVTQDPIGMGKALVDAAAKAHRGEQLPKVIDTGFFWYDKSNIDSAEIQPLLYQ